A window of Proteobacteria bacterium CG1_02_64_396 contains these coding sequences:
- a CDS encoding peptide chain release factor 3: MSSHLQREVERRRTFGIISHPDAGKTTLTEKILMFGGAIQMAGAVKAKRDGRSATSDWMAIEKERGISVASSVMKFDYRDFEVNLLDTPGHQDFSEDTYRVLTAVDSALMLIDSAKGVEPQTEKLMEVCRLRNTPIVTFINKLDREGREPLDLFSEIEDKLQIECTPMTWPIGMGKRFKGVYDLYRRELNLFTPGAKTRDFEVVTIKGLEDPRLDEILGTQAGELRDEIELIEGAANPFDMEHFLRGNQTPVFFGSAINNFGVKELLDAVIDLAPPPGPRATETRMVEPSEEAFSGFVFKIQANMDKAHRDRIAFFRICSGKFTRGMKVKHLRLGKPLTIANATIFMAQDRENIEEAYPGDIIGIHNHGTIKIGDTFTEGEELRFTGIPSFAPEQFKRVVLRDPLKSKQLQKGLVQLSEEGAVQVFRPLIGADTVLGAVGVLQFDVTMARLKDEYWVDATYEPVGYFTARWITCSDKKKLSEFEARNRNNLALDSAGQLTYLADNRWQLDTVIKQWPEIEFHKTREHV; this comes from the coding sequence GTGAGCAGTCATTTGCAGCGTGAAGTCGAGCGCCGCCGCACCTTCGGCATCATCAGTCATCCCGACGCCGGTAAGACGACCCTGACCGAGAAGATCCTGATGTTCGGGGGGGCGATTCAGATGGCGGGGGCGGTCAAGGCCAAGCGGGATGGGCGCAGCGCCACCTCTGACTGGATGGCCATCGAGAAGGAGCGCGGGATTTCGGTCGCCTCGTCGGTGATGAAATTCGACTACCGCGACTTCGAGGTGAACCTGCTCGACACCCCCGGTCACCAGGACTTCTCGGAAGACACCTACCGGGTGCTGACCGCCGTCGATTCGGCCTTGATGCTGATCGACTCGGCCAAGGGGGTGGAGCCGCAGACCGAGAAACTCATGGAGGTCTGCCGTCTGCGCAACACCCCCATCGTCACCTTCATCAACAAGCTCGACCGGGAGGGGCGCGAGCCCCTCGATCTGTTCTCCGAGATCGAAGACAAGCTGCAAATCGAGTGCACCCCCATGACCTGGCCCATCGGCATGGGCAAGCGCTTCAAAGGGGTCTACGACCTCTACCGGCGCGAACTCAACCTCTTCACCCCCGGCGCTAAAACTCGGGATTTCGAGGTCGTGACCATCAAGGGGCTAGAAGATCCGCGCCTGGATGAGATTTTGGGAACCCAAGCGGGGGAGCTGCGCGACGAGATCGAGCTGATCGAGGGGGCGGCCAACCCCTTCGATATGGAGCATTTTCTGCGCGGCAACCAGACCCCGGTTTTCTTCGGCAGCGCCATCAACAACTTCGGGGTGAAAGAGCTGCTCGACGCGGTGATCGACCTGGCGCCCCCCCCAGGCCCCCGCGCCACCGAAACCCGCATGGTCGAGCCGAGCGAGGAGGCGTTCTCGGGCTTCGTCTTCAAGATTCAGGCGAACATGGACAAGGCCCATCGTGACCGGATCGCGTTTTTTCGCATCTGCTCGGGCAAGTTCACCCGGGGCATGAAGGTCAAACATCTGCGTCTGGGCAAGCCGTTGACCATCGCCAACGCCACCATCTTCATGGCCCAAGATCGGGAAAATATCGAAGAGGCCTACCCCGGCGACATCATCGGCATCCACAACCACGGCACGATCAAGATCGGAGACACCTTCACCGAGGGGGAGGAGCTGCGTTTTACCGGCATCCCCAGCTTCGCCCCCGAGCAATTCAAACGGGTGGTGTTGCGCGATCCGCTCAAGAGCAAGCAACTGCAAAAGGGGTTGGTGCAGCTTTCAGAGGAGGGGGCGGTGCAGGTCTTTCGTCCGCTGATTGGGGCCGATACGGTGCTTGGTGCGGTGGGGGTGTTGCAGTTCGACGTCACCATGGCGCGGTTGAAAGACGAATACTGGGTCGACGCCACCTACGAGCCGGTGGGGTATTTCACCGCCCGTTGGATCACCTGCTCCGACAAAAAGAAGCTGAGTGAATTTGAGGCCCGCAACCGCAACAACCTAGCGCTCGACAGCGCCGGTCAGCTCACCTACTTGGCCGACAACCGTTGGCAGCTCGACACCGTCATCAAGCAGTGGCCCGAGATCGAGTTCCATAAAACCCGCGAGCACGTTTGA